In Arthrobacter sp. CDRTa11, one DNA window encodes the following:
- the pdxS gene encoding pyridoxal 5'-phosphate synthase lyase subunit PdxS: MSTPDVSSEAGSSANSVTGSKRVKRGMAEMLKGGVIMDVVNVEQARIAEDAGAVAVMALERVPADIRAQGGVSRMSDPDMIDKIIEAVSVPVMAKARIGHFVEAQILQSLGVDYIDESEVLTPADYANHIDKWEFTVPFVCGATNLGEALRRINEGAAMIRSKGEAGTGDVSNATTHMRQIRAELRRLSSLPEDELYVAAKELQAPYELVKEVALTGKLPVVLFTAGGIATPADAAMMMQLGADGVFVGSGIFKSGNPAQRAAAVVKATTFFDDPDVIAKASRGLGEAMVGINVDEIPQPHRLAERGW; this comes from the coding sequence GTGTCTACACCTGATGTAAGCAGCGAAGCCGGTTCGTCCGCGAACAGCGTCACGGGCAGCAAGCGCGTCAAGCGCGGCATGGCCGAGATGCTCAAGGGCGGCGTCATCATGGACGTCGTCAACGTCGAGCAGGCCCGCATCGCCGAAGACGCCGGTGCCGTTGCAGTGATGGCGCTGGAACGCGTGCCGGCTGATATCCGCGCCCAGGGCGGCGTGTCCCGGATGTCGGATCCGGACATGATCGACAAGATCATCGAGGCCGTGTCCGTGCCGGTCATGGCCAAGGCCAGGATCGGCCACTTTGTTGAGGCGCAGATCCTGCAGTCCCTGGGCGTTGACTACATTGACGAGTCCGAGGTCCTGACCCCGGCCGACTACGCCAACCACATCGACAAGTGGGAATTCACCGTTCCCTTCGTCTGTGGTGCCACCAACCTTGGTGAGGCGCTGCGCCGGATCAACGAGGGCGCGGCGATGATCCGGTCCAAGGGCGAGGCCGGCACCGGTGACGTTTCCAACGCCACCACGCACATGCGCCAGATCCGTGCCGAGCTGCGCAGGCTTTCCTCGCTGCCCGAGGATGAGCTGTACGTTGCCGCGAAGGAACTGCAGGCCCCGTATGAACTGGTCAAGGAAGTAGCGCTCACGGGCAAGCTTCCGGTGGTGCTGTTCACCGCCGGCGGCATCGCCACCCCTGCGGACGCGGCGATGATGATGCAGCTCGGCGCCGACGGCGTGTTCGTCGGCTCCGGCATCTTCAAGTCCGGCAACCCGGCCCAGCGCGCCGCCGCCGTCGTGAAGGCCACCACCTTCTTCGATGACCCGGACGTTATCGCCAAGGCCTCCCGTGGCCTGGGCGAAGCCATGGTGGGCATCAACGTCGACGAGATCCCGCAGCCGCACCGCCTCGCCGAGCGCGGCTGGTAA
- the pgsA gene encoding phosphatidylinositol phosphate synthase: protein MLNRHARGFFTALFTPLARWLLKIGVSADAVTVVGTAGVVVGALVFYPLGQLWWGTLFITAFVFSDVLDGIMARMRDSGGRWGNFLDSTLDRIADGALFAGLSIWFFTGGADFAIGAAAVICLVLGMVVSYARAKAESLGFTANVGIAERAERLVSVLVVTGFTGLGLPSVVLLVTLGLLAVASLVTVVQRIVGVHRQALAESAPSD from the coding sequence TGCTGAATAGGCACGCACGCGGCTTTTTTACCGCTCTGTTCACTCCGCTTGCCCGCTGGCTGCTGAAAATCGGCGTCTCTGCTGATGCGGTCACGGTGGTTGGAACAGCCGGAGTGGTGGTTGGGGCCCTGGTCTTTTACCCACTGGGCCAGCTGTGGTGGGGGACCCTGTTCATCACCGCCTTCGTCTTTTCCGATGTGCTGGACGGCATCATGGCAAGGATGCGCGACTCCGGGGGCCGATGGGGCAACTTCCTGGACTCCACGTTGGACAGGATCGCAGACGGTGCCCTGTTTGCCGGCCTGTCCATCTGGTTCTTTACGGGTGGCGCCGATTTCGCCATTGGCGCCGCGGCCGTGATCTGCCTGGTCCTTGGCATGGTGGTTTCCTACGCCAGGGCCAAGGCAGAATCGCTGGGGTTCACGGCCAACGTTGGTATTGCCGAACGGGCTGAAAGGCTCGTCTCGGTCCTGGTTGTTACAGGATTTACGGGCCTCGGCCTGCCAAGTGTCGTGCTGTTGGTGACGTTGGGCCTGCTGGCCGTGGCCAGCCTGGTCACGGTGGTGCAGCGGATAGTGGGAGTCCACCGCCAGGCCCTGGCCGAGAGTGCCCCCTCGGATTAG